The nucleotide window GACTCATTCTTTCATCGCCATGCCTAGGCTTGGTCAATTATCCTTCGAAAATGCTGGATATGCTTTCGCACGGCTTGAATGTACTAGTACCTTCAATGCGGATGTCGCCAGGCCTGACGGTTGAAATGGCAACAAGGAATGAGGACGTAAGGGCTGTTGATGCAAATGACTCACTCTACATCACCAAGGTTTCCATCCGCTGGTATCGGGAGCTTGTCGCAGCAATGGAGCAAGCCTTTGAAAACATGGGTAAAGTCCAGGACGTTCCCACACTGCTTGTGCAGGCCGGAGACGATAAGATTGTCGATAAACGTTCTGTCAAAGAATGGTTCAACAATGCTCCGCTGTCAGAAAAAAGATATAAAGAATGGCCCCATTGCTATCATGAAGTGTTCAACGAACCTGAACGCGAAGAGGTTTTTGACTATGCACATGATTTTGTCATCAGCCAGCTGAAGGCAATTGGATATGTTTATTAGTGTTGGTTTTTCCATGGAAAGGATGAAGGTGTATACATGTTGATCCCATCAATGCCAATCAGTTTAATGTTTCGTGTATACAAACAAGTTCTGCCTCAAGTACACAGGGAGCTGGGGTATTGGAAGAGCAGGGCAGAGGAAATCCCGAACCCGGAATTAAGGAAACAGGCCCTGGCCAGTATCGAGCATAAAACCTTCCATTGTGAAGGTGGCTCGATTTTGAGCCTGACCGCGAAAAAGAATTACAAAAAAGCGATTCGTTTCATAGTCGCTTATCAGACAATCAGTGATTACCTTGATAATCTTTGTGACCGCAGTACATCACTCGATCCTGCCGATTTCGCTGCATTGCATGAATCAATGGCAGACGCTTTGAATCCAGATCGACAATTGAAAAATTACTATCGGGAGCGGGAAGACCAGAATGACGGAGGATATCTCATTGAGCTCGTGACGGTCTGCCGGGAAGTTCTGTTAGAGCTGGATCACTACAAGTGTATCCAACTGCATTTGAGCGAGCTTTGTAATTATTATTGTGATTTGCAGATACACAAGCATGTAGAAGTCAAGGACCGTGTACCACGGCTGCAAACGTGGTTCGACGGTCACCGTGAAAATATTCCGGACATGGAGTGGTATGAATTCTCAGCGTGCACCGGCTCGACGCTAGGGATCTTTTGTCTCGTATCCTACGCGCTTCGCGATGATTTTAAGCCCGAATATGCCGACAGCATTCGCAGCGGATATTTCCCTTACATACAAGGCCTTCACATCCTGCTCGACTATTTCATCGACCAGGAAGAGGACTTCGAAGGCGGCGATTTGAACTTTTGTTTTTATTATAAAAATGAAGAAGCTTTGTTTGACCGCCTGAGGCACTTTGTTGAAAATGCGGATCATCATACAGCCAAATTGCCACATCGCAAATTCCACAAACTCATTAATCGAGGTTTGCTCGGCGTTTATCTGTCCGATGAAAAAGTAAGGCGCCAGGAAAGAATCCGGAAGCTTGCCAAGGAAATGATCAAGACAGCCGGACCTGTTAGCTACTTCTTTTATATTAATGGACGAGCTTATCGGTCATTGCAGAAATGGGTGCCTTCGGGAGTGGTTAAGGCGTTTATTAAATAGATTGCAGCCAGGGGAAAAAGACCTGGCTGTTTTTTTGATGACGGACAGATATCTTGAGGAATCCCCAAAAAATGTCCGTCATCAAGGCGATGACGGACAGAAATTCTGAGGAATCCCAAAAAAGTGTCCGTCATGAGGGCGATGACGGACAGAAATCATAGGAATTCTCGAAAAAATGTCCGTCATGAGGGCGATGACGGACAGAAATCGTGGAAATTCTCGAAAAAATGTCCGTCATCAAGGCGATGAAGGACAGAAATCTTGAGGAATCTCGAAAAAATGTCCGTCATGAGGGCGATGACGGACAGAAATCATAGGAATTCTCGAAAAAGTGTCCGTCACGAGGGCGATGACGGACAGAAATCGTGGAAATTCTCGAAAAAATGTCCGTCATCAAGGCGATGAAGGACAGAGTACCTAAGTAATATCAAAAAGTGTTCCTAGAAAAGTTAAGTCAATAGCCATCATCTCTTCTCAATCGCAATAATAAATGGCGGATTGTTCTTCTGATTCAGAAATTTATATTCCAATACATGTGCGATATTTTGATCCAGTGATTTTACATAACGCAATAAGTACTCCCGTTCGACCTTGCCTTCGGGATGTCCGTGGTAGATCACGATGACGATGATGCCTTCTGGGGCTATGATTTCTAGCAGCTGGTCGATGGCCGAGAGGGTTGTCTCGGGGACAGTGACGATGTCCTTATCACCACCGGGAAGATAGCCTAGGTTGAAAACGGCACCGGTAATTTTTCCAAAGTGCAAAGGCGGAATGCATTCGGTGATGTTTTCATGCCCGGTATGGAACAGTGTAACCTGATCCTGCAAATCATGTTCGCGAAGCTTCGTTTTGCAGGACATGAGCGCATCATCCTGAATATCAAAGCCGTAAATCCTGCCGGCAGGTCCGACAAGATTGGCTAAAAATAATGTATCATGCCCGTTGCCAACTGTAGCATCGACAGCGATATCGCCTGGCTGCACGGCAGTTTCAAGAAGGTTCCTGGCAAATGGCAGGATCCGTTCAAGCTTCATTTTCAATCACCACTTTTTTTCCAGTGTAAAATTTCCCCTGCCAGCTGTCGCGATGCTTTAATTCTTTGTCAATCGCGTTCAGTACTTCCCATTTATTGACGCTCCACATTGGACCGACCATCAGCTCGATCGGACCATCTCCGGTAATCCGGTGGATGATCATTTCAGGA belongs to Mesobacillus subterraneus and includes:
- a CDS encoding tetraprenyl-beta-curcumene synthase family protein, whose protein sequence is MLIPSMPISLMFRVYKQVLPQVHRELGYWKSRAEEIPNPELRKQALASIEHKTFHCEGGSILSLTAKKNYKKAIRFIVAYQTISDYLDNLCDRSTSLDPADFAALHESMADALNPDRQLKNYYREREDQNDGGYLIELVTVCREVLLELDHYKCIQLHLSELCNYYCDLQIHKHVEVKDRVPRLQTWFDGHRENIPDMEWYEFSACTGSTLGIFCLVSYALRDDFKPEYADSIRSGYFPYIQGLHILLDYFIDQEEDFEGGDLNFCFYYKNEEALFDRLRHFVENADHHTAKLPHRKFHKLINRGLLGVYLSDEKVRRQERIRKLAKEMIKTAGPVSYFFYINGRAYRSLQKWVPSGVVKAFIK
- a CDS encoding alpha/beta hydrolase, with product MWKWEADGDAKAVIVMIHGALEHHRRYGWLIEAWRSSGFHVIMGDLPGQGLTTRANRGHIDSFDEYILEVKEWVEAAYEFDLPVFLLGHSMGGLVAIRMLQEERVEIAGLILSSPCLGLVNYPSKMLDMLSHGLNVLVPSMRMSPGLTVEMATRNEDVRAVDANDSLYITKVSIRWYRELVAAMEQAFENMGKVQDVPTLLVQAGDDKIVDKRSVKEWFNNAPLSEKRYKEWPHCYHEVFNEPEREEVFDYAHDFVISQLKAIGYVY
- a CDS encoding tRNA (mnm(5)s(2)U34)-methyltransferase; protein product: MKLERILPFARNLLETAVQPGDIAVDATVGNGHDTLFLANLVGPAGRIYGFDIQDDALMSCKTKLREHDLQDQVTLFHTGHENITECIPPLHFGKITGAVFNLGYLPGGDKDIVTVPETTLSAIDQLLEIIAPEGIIVIVIYHGHPEGKVEREYLLRYVKSLDQNIAHVLEYKFLNQKNNPPFIIAIEKR